Genomic window (Culex pipiens pallens isolate TS chromosome 3, TS_CPP_V2, whole genome shotgun sequence):
tattcatacaaaaatgaaaaacacaaaaatctgtaactttagaAGAAATTTTTTAATCGGTTTGGTGtattggacaaagttgtaggtattgataaggacttatcagaaaaaaagtacactgaattttttttgcagatttttaaattgacaTTGTTTCACAGAATATCAATTTCCAAAATccatatgattttatttttgaatttatttgaaatttttaagggaCAAAATATCACAACTGTTGAGCCATATAGAAGTGTGGACAAAAATGTTACCGccaagttaggccgttgcaaatattttacgaagtttatgtcccttcgactctgatcaaagtcgatcaaaaaaagtgtaaaaatttaaatttcaaggcATGGTATTATCATTTCaatgacaaaatatttttttcgaaaagatcgaaaaatttcacgagtttttcatgtattaaaattgaaaatcgggccAATATTTGCTGaggtatcgacattagaaaatggtgggttgttttggtgagattaagaaaacttcaattttcgtgtttctttttcttaaagcgactctatctcagcaacacgaggtccaatcttaaatgtatcttagacaattttatagcaaattttctgaacttttcaaaaaaaaatatttttagaaacggtcgctcatggtcactgtttttaaaatttgaaaaagtgcaaatatttcgctaaaatcaaactttcggtggctatatcttgaaaatggagcccttcatcaaaaaatctgtaaagattgcaaattcaattttgcattaaaaaataatgtcaaacttgtttttgcatgaaacttcgatttttccaaaaatcacatttttttcaaaaattcataactcgacggcagattttttgaccatgtttctctatggctcaaaagttgcggatttttgtcccctaaaacatataaaaaaatctcgaaaatcaaaaaatacgtattttaggaaattgagtttaagtgaaaaagagttgattaaaaaatgtgcaagtttttttttccgtgtacctattttttcacaaaagtcctcaacaatacctacaactttgccgaagacaccaaattgatcagataattcactcaaaagttactgctgtttgaatatttacttaccatttttgtatgggcagcagccaaaattgtatggagacttgtatggatgaaccaagcacacaaaatagtttatttggtcatagggaaggcccccacaaagtttgagccaaatcaaaaaatacaaataaaatccatttccggttttggtagagaattgctcatttgtgaaattttatgatctttccgaaaaaaaaatattcttgaatcaatactaacagAATTGAATAATTGCCCCTTTTTCAAttaggggagagggggtaatatacACCCCCTAaggggaaaactgtgatttctcaaccattacaacattactgtggaagaattttgttcgatattctaaaacaactattattcttcgtcatccatgtgaagaaagtcttaaaaaacctcaaaattgttcgaaaatatcaaatttttaaaaacatttttgattcatttcaaataacCATGCgaggcaatatgcaccgcaacaatggggcaaaatgcactacaacaacgggacaaaatgcaccacaacatgagacaaaatgcaccgggtaaaagcagttttcactagtcaccactagatgacaccgctgtttttacaaaggagcttcacagcggtgcattttgccccgaatacgcattttgcagaaaatttaattaaaaatgcattttttgatgtttttggcctcatctatctacagaatagtgaagattatggcaaaaactatatatctcaatacttacaataacaataaatgctttttatattgtccaaaaatcataatgaaagttcaacgaaaattagatgaaaacacaactttttaaagtttttgcaaataacttaagctgtttttaaactacaatgctccaatttttccagcatggtttagcaatgttaagcttccaatttctatgagttttccccggaaaattcttccaaataccgagaaaagcagggggtgcattttgccccgagggtgcatattaccccctctccccctaaaattaaactttaagtggctatattttgaaaatggtgcaatTGTTCATAAAATTCTGTTGTGTATTTTTGTTAAACCTTAACTCAGTGGCAATTTTTTTGTCTATTCATCTCTATGCCTTAAAACTTACAATTTGTTGTCTCCTAAATCATAtaacaaaatcaatatttattcaaacgaagaaatttttggaaattgttttttttttattttaattgaaaaaaaaatacatttactaTTTGAACAGTTTACATCAACTACCTACGACTTccccaaagacaccaaatcaaaagttacagattttcaaatatttatgtaCTACTTTTACATGGTATGctgcaaaaattgtatggaaccttgtatgggtaaaccaatgacataaaatggcatctttggtcataggaaaaaCCTAATACAAAAaacctaataaaaaatatataaacaaaaTTCTTTCAGGTTTTGGTGGagcattgttcacaaaataaagATTCATTGAGAAAAACCTAATAAATTTACACACAGATCCAATGTCACCTCCACTTACGGTAGTGCAcagacaatttgaaaatttttaagtttctttTTACATTGATCAAATCATCACTTATCTTTACAATTCATGTTGGTGTTGTATccaattttgttgtaaaatatGCATCAGAAACAATATCAGAACAACCTCCAACAGATTAAGAATTTCACTTGAATTTCACATTTATTCCAGGGATTATCTTCCTATTTCCCGAGATTTTTGTTACCCGAgaagtttaaccctctacaacctaaccccgcctctagacgggcttcaatctaaaaaatcaccaaaaatccatttcccaaccgatttttgatctttaaaaagcattggaaagaagaactcttaaaattttagaaaatttcagggttgggagtttaacttgttttatgtgacttagccagtgttttaaaaaatgtcatttttttaggggtcaactttggctgtgttttttactaacattttctatactttcagtaaaaagaagtatgcagtaatttttgtagtgtcccagactatgcctctacgcattttttcgcaatttaaatgatgatggtgccattctatagcagaaaatgtgaaaaacacagACGTGCATTGGCACGCTCTGCACTGGCACTTCAAATTTAGCACTCACACCAAGTTCAAAGCATACTACTCCAGCCCAGTGCTAGTGCTATTAATTAGCACTCCCATTTAGCACtcataggattttttttcttttttagtgAGTCTTTTTAATAAAAGTTCTCAAGCAAATTTGATCATCGGTCAACGGCGGGAATCTATTACAACTGCAACATACCTTTTTCTAGATTCTtccctaaaaaaataatctcaggGCTCGCAAAACTTCAgagaattaaaattcaaattctgtTTCCATCAACTGCCAGCCAGGCCACGTCCCTATCAAGTCTCCAGGTCACCTGGAACTGATTTTTGGGTCCTTCCCTCCGATAAACTTCATTATTCTTTGCAACTCATCATTTTGATTTCAGGACAATAATCtgcgttgataaaaaaaaattgttacgtTTTAtgctacagcaaaaaaaaagtttaccttGAAGAGATCTGAACCATGGATCTTCTGCTTTCATTTCTTGAACACTGGCACTGCACCAAATTTACAGAtaaatgttgttgttgtaagTTTCATCACATTCTAGACAATGATGACGgtaaatttcaaatcaacaaatgaaaaatcaacCTAGTTACCATTTTTGCTCGAGTGCCAGGGCGAGTGCTATGATTGAAAGCGCAGTGCTATCCGTTCAAATAGCACGCGTGCTAACCGCGTGCAGTGCCAATGCATGTCtggaaaaacatgcaaaaaattgaaaaaatgactgtaaaaacgtgaaaaaattaggggaaattctcgtatctttggcaggttaagctctcgctcctaactccatccaatttgctgattttcactatttaaacaactaattttgcaaaacttttggtagaaacttgcttgctcacttcttattgagctatttatcactcgatttcagttgaaaacgcttttaattagctttaattgcatgtcaaagttctgacctgccaacattagaggcacgctggaattagatgctgttcccctagataggcaaaatgtaattatattagatggtagaataggctaaatactaccaaaaacaaatataaactaaacaagataaatgcaaataaaaatactaaaaataaaacaagaaaaacataaaacaagagaagtaaagtttttcgtagaacaaaagttgctcaaaatgctctcctgaacacgggaaaaataaatattttcgaaaaaaaaatttgggcagtacacggagaaaaaagagttcccaaaatcgtgaacaagcgttcatgaaaatgggaaccacgaacgtttttcaaaatcgtaccatggaatttgaacactttgttcgaagttcccattttcatgaacgcttgttcacgattttgggaactcttttttctccgtgtagaggGTTAACCTCAACCACAGTGACCTCCATTTGTGTGTTCATACTTCTCTCACttttattgagaaaatttaaattttgcttaaaaataatgctaaatatttcattttatgaTTGGTCAAGTTGAAATTGTTGTTAGTTTTTATTAGCTTGGGACAAATTaagcataaaattttaagagaatAAACTTTAACtataaaaatatcgaaaacaagTTCAAAGATGACGCGAGAACCCCCGCTTCAAGCCTTGACCAAATGTAACCCAAACATGAAAAGCTTTCTCTGACTGTTTACAATAGTCACCGCGCTTACACGACGAATCCCGGGGCTGCTAGTGACTTGGTTCCCTTTCCCATTCTTTTTTAATTACAGTTTAATCTCGCCCTGCCTGTGCAAAGGAACGCTCCGGTACGTGCACCGGGAGTGCCTCGAGCACTGGCTCAGCCGGTCCGGACTGACCCACTGTGAGCTGTGTTTGCACAGGTTCCAAACGTACACCACGCTCAGGTAAGCCCATCTCTTCAAAGGATTCTTCCCCCGAAAACTATACCCCACCCTCCCAGGCTCGCAAAAATGACCCCCGGGGGTGGTGTGTTCGGTAATTAAGGGCATCTCTCCCAATTGGACGCACCCGGGCTTGGTTGGGCAGTGTTGGCAGATTGAAGAGTTCCGTTAATGACTGTTTGCGCGTTGATAATCTGGCCCTGGGCGCTAATTTCGGCTATGGGTTCATAGCCGAAATGGGATTCGAGTTTAATACCGTGTGGGATTTTCACTGAAAAGATTGATTGTGATGGATCGATCGAAGAAGCGTTCAGAACTTGCAATTCAAAATCCTGACTTAGATAAAAGAAATAAATCCTAGCTGAAGAAAGTAAACCTTTAGTAATTTCTACCAACACTGCCCAAGAGAAAAGGAAATGCAGTATTCAATGAGACCAATTTCTGCACCACAACCATGCCCAACCACAACCCGGAAAACGCCACTAAATGTCATCCGTCGCCCTCCGGGGGTACCCGGAAACGCGTGGACACATCTTCATCCTCCTAATCTTGTTCTAGGTACGGCTGCTGTGAGTCCCTGTGGCTATGGTATCGTCACCCGAGCAATCGAGGGTTACTTCTGGTAAGACCCGCCCCAGCCGGACGGCCCAGTTGCAACTGAGTTAACCTTTAATCTCGACCTCTTTCACAGTCCGACGCACTGATTTATGTCGTCCTGTCATTCATCTGCTTCATGCTGACGATGATCTGCGTTCTGGTGCTTCGCTTCCAGTACGACCGGGGCAGCAGCCTGCAGGAGACCCTTGCCTCGACGGCCATCGTGTGCTTTCTGCTGCTAGTGGTAAGTATTGAAGAcctggaaaaattaaaatactttaattaaaattcatctctgaatttttataatcattgtataaaaaaagaactcatttttgaaataataggaCTCTGCACTGTGACTACAAAGTGACTATAAATCTGTTCAAGAAAGGCTTAACTTATTGTCAACAGAGGAAAAACAGGAATACTCTGTGAATAGAGCCAGCTCGTTTAAGAACacttactatttttttgttcgcCGTCTGGTGTGGCTATATTGTTTATGATTTTGTCATAATTATCATtatcaaataaattgaaaaaaaaatcaaacatatgACGtttcatatgagcaattctctaccgaaaccggaaatggatttaatttgtatttttttatttggctcaaacattgtgggggccttccctctgaccaaagaagctattttgtgtcattggttcactcatacaagtctccatacaattttggcagctgtcaatacaaaaatagtacgttataattcaaacagctgtaacttttgaatgaattttcttatcaattgggcgtcttgggcaaagttgtaggtattgttgcgGACTATTCGAAAAAatgggtacacggaaaaaaaaaccgtgggtctcgtggcgcaggggtagcagCTTCgcctgccgatcccgatgatgctatgagacgcgggttcgattcccgccttatccactgagcttctatcggatggtgaagtaaaacgtcggtcccggtttctcctgtctcgtcagaggcgctggagcagaaatcccacgttagaggaaggccatgccccggggggcgtagtgccaatagtttcgttttttttttcgggtacacggaaaaaaatctgcctatttttaaattaacatttttctcacaaaaactcaatttcccaaaacacgtatttttttttcaagatttccaaaaaagtgtccacgtggtttatggatggtccccaaatttcctacaagtttgtctttgaccactttttgatacgatgcaacggcttcgagaaccagtaatttttaaattacgaaatacaaaaatatttaaaacactaacgcccttctcaaatgtcattatcaagTGAAACgaactattttcaaaactagtgaccatttctaacttttttttttgaaaagttcagaaaatttgctataaaattgtccaagagacattgaagattggacctcgggttgctgagatacagccgcttgaaggaaaagaaacaggaaaattgaagttttctaagtctcacctaaacaacccaccattttctaatgtcgatatctcagcaactaatgtccgattttcaatgttagtacatgaaacattcgttaaattttccgatcttttcgaaaaaaaaatcaagacaagcattttaaatgggcgttatatttaatgtttggccattttaaaatgttagtcttgattttaaaaaatttaaactatttttttaaagtccattTCCGATTtactagagaattgctcacaagtctctataattttggcagctgtccaatagggtgcccagaatatggcccttttttcaaaacctcgctccacaagctgaatattgttccttgacctattttagggctctgggccaaatatgagcaaaatcggtaatcatttacccattgatactcggatgtgaagtttgcatgggaaaaatcgaaaaaatgtatggaaaacccaagtttcttacggtgcGCTAttaccatccaaatattcccaaaagtgagatttttattgaaaatttaatgctctacaactttgtagaacattcgattctgaaaagttattagcgatttaaaaaagtcatttttgtatgaaaaacattttttttgccaacttAAGGcttgggtatcaatgggttaatcttatccaatttcgctcaaaatttacacagatgcttaaaataacccaataaaccgttttccgcgTGTGGAGCAGGGGggtattttttctgggcaccctactgtctatacaaaaatggtacgtaaacatTCGAAACTTctcaaggaattttctgattaatttggtgTCATCGTTTAAGTTGTAGTTTGATAAGGATTGTTcagaaaataggtacacggaaaaaaacatggctcaacttttttttcacaaaaacttattttcccaaaatcagtatttttttgttttatatgtttcaggGAATCAAAACCCGAAAATGtttagccatagagaagtatggtcggAAATTGTGTcgtcgagttatgattttttggaacaaaagtgatttttggaaaacccTAGAATCCAAACATGAAACTGtcttaaaaaatcggcaagatttttatttccgtgtacctatttttcctgAACACCCCTCATcagtacctacaactttgcggaagacacaaAAACTGAtcggaaaattccttcaaaagctacagtttttcgaatatttacgtaccattccaaatccaaataaaaaatacaaataaaatccatttccgattttGATAGAAACCTGCTCTGTGAGGAATAATCACTTTTTACATCttcttagagaaagtttccCCAAACTCTGTAAAGTTTCCCCATTCTTATGTTTTTTATAGGGTTTTATCCGGAAAACAACTTTCTGGAACATTGCAATGCACTGGGATTTcatcccgaaaagatacaggatgtttaatgaagttttttttgcttgatttaaaaattttgtaacaaaattgcctctaaaaaagaaaacttaaaaaaattataagtcaTTTATTTATCAAACACTTCATTTGAAATAGCTACAACttcataaaacatcaaaaaataaagtcaaaGAAGTTTTCCCACATTTTTCCACGTTTTctttaaattatgattttttcgaaaaattggcaaggcaccattcataaaccacgtggacacttttttgaaatgtctGCGCTAGAGTTTAGAATtatgcaaaatattgaacaatgcttcaaacaaacttttcaattaattttgtgATGCAAAAAAGAATTCTCTAGCAACAATGGCTTTAACTTTTGTTTTATAAAGCACCCTGTTTCCAATTTATAGAcccctgcaaaaatattttcgaatgtctgaaaaagtttcataaaattattgagACTTAGTTAGTTGGAATGCTAATTGCTGAGAAACAGCTATTTTAAGAGGCTGTTAatagagttttctttttttttttgcagtgactCTTAATTAGCATTCATTCTTGTAATGAAGGTACTTCATTAACTATTGGTTcggttttcaatgttgaaaagtaaagaaaatgattgtttttttaatgaaacaatTGTAAAAATCCGTTAATCATTTGCCattatatattatattataaatattatattttctcattattttgtcaaaaataatcCCCGGTTCTGTCAGTTGACCAATAAAGTAAGAACAAAGAAAAAGGCAGTCTAGGGCAATCTTATGATCACCTTAAGATTTAGTCATCAAATCGATACTTGTATGCTCTCCTGTTCTATGACTGCTGGTattcctatctagatagtaTCAGAGTACACACAAGCATCGATACGAAATCATCTGCCGGCTCGGCTGATCTGAATCCGTTTCAAAACTGTTGCATGTCAATAACCCATCAAAGCCATCTCCATTTCACCATCAAATCTCTCGACATATGCGTTCCGATAATCGACCTCAAAGCTGTTTAGCCGTTTTCGGAAAATCTAATTCCCTTCCATCTGCCTTTGCGTTCCAGCTAATTGTGTACCTGACCAACATCGTCGTGCTGGCCAAGGACCACCTCGTTCCGTGGTACCGGTAAGTGTGTGGCCCCGCAAGGACAACATTTGCTCTCGAAATCTGGACGACGACGTCGTCCGTCTGGCCATTCTTGGCATGCCTGGACCGGGGCGATTAAGTTGAGCCGCATTTAGACTAATGTTGTGTCTTTCTTCTCTGTCCAACAGATGGTGGCGTTCGTCCCGGAGGATTCGACTGTCGGAGATTACCCTGGAGGAACCCGGCAGCCATAGCCATTTGGGAACTGTGGTTTAAGCATGATGTTGTAGCAGTGAGTTTGAGGGTTGGATATTTTGCGGGGGATTCTTTATTAA
Coding sequences:
- the LOC120430669 gene encoding E3 ubiquitin-protein ligase MARCHF3-like; this translates as MTQTKTEPTANDSSPNRRDQDSVTEEEVSIGSIAAIPERQYSSTDSMSCRICQSATDKSRLISPCLCKGTLRYVHRECLEHWLSRSGLTHCELCLHRFQTYTTLRYGCCESLWLWYRHPSNRGLLLSDALIYVVLSFICFMLTMICVLVLRFQYDRGSSLQETLASTAIVCFLLLVLIVYLTNIVVLAKDHLVPWYRWWRSSRRIRLSEITLEEPGSHSHLGTVV